TCCGCCTCGTACAGCACGAAGTCCGGCCTCATGCGGATCGCGTCGGCCACATCGAGGTGGTGCGGGTCCTGGAGTCGCGCGGTACGGCCCGTGCCGCGCAGCGACTCCCGCAGGGCGGTGGTCACGAAGTCCTCGAAGAGCGTGTTCATGTCGAACAGGAAGCCGTTGATGCGCACCTCACCCGGCGCGTGCTCGGCGGACGCCCCGTCCAGTACGACCCGCGCCAGTCGAAGGGCCTGGTGATAACGGGAGTTGAGGCGGTTCGGATGCCACGCGGGCAGCTTCCTGCCCCGTACGACAGGCGTGACGTCCGCCAGCCGCACACGCTGGTGCAGGAGCCTGCGCCGCACGTCCCCCGGCACGCCGGGCAGCCGCAGCAGGCGCTCCACGGCCGTCCGCAGGATGCGGTTCTCCGCGATGTCGGTGTTGAACTCGTCGTACGCCACCTCCACCGGCAGCGTCATCCCAAAGCGCCGCCGGATCTGCTCGGCCTCCCTGATCCGACCTCGTACGACGAGGGCGCTCTGCTCCGTCGGGCGGTACCCCTGCAACAGCCCTTGTCGCAGCGCCCGGTCCACCTGACGCTCCATCGCATGGGCCAGCGTGGGCAGCAGGTCGCGGTGCTCGGCCACCTCCACGTCCTCGTCCCGCCAGTTCCGCTTCGGGTCGAGGCTGTAACCCAGCAGGAAGAAGAGCCGGGCGATCGGCACCTTGGGGGTGACGCGAAGGGTGACCGGCGGCCCACCATCAGGCGTGCCGACGCTGACCGCACCGACCTTGCTGCTCGCCTTCAGCGACCAGACACCCGGTGTGTACGGATCCGGAGCCGCGCTGACCATGTCACCGGCGGCGAGCGCTCGTCCGATGGCGTCGGGCAGCCGCCTGGAGGTGGCCGGGGCGTGTTCGACCAGCTCGATGTCGTCGGAGTCCTCGGAACTCACCCGGTTCACCCCAGTGACGCGCGCAGGGCCGTCAGGCCGTACCGCTTCTCGATGTCGACGTCTTCCCCGTAGTGGTGCTCCTCCAGCAGCGGCAGGATCTTGGTACGCCAGGTGCGCTCAAGACCGCCCTCGCGGTAGACACCGGGCTTCATGAGGTACGAGGGCCCGATCCTGAAGTCCGCCTCATCGATGCGGGAGTTGAGGGCTTCGAGCAGATCCGCAGGCTCGGAACTCTTGCCCTCATTCTCCAGCCACCGCCGCAGCAGCCCGCTCGTCGGCTCGATGCGCGGCGACAGCTCCACGAACGCGAAGCGGCGGCGCATGGCGGCGTCCACGAGGGCGATGGAACGGTCGGCGGTGTTCATGGTGCCGATGATGAAGAGGTTCGGCGGGAGGGAGAAGTCGTCGCCCGAGTAGGGAAGTTGCACGGACTTCCGCCGGTACTCCAGGAGGAAGTACAGCTCGCCGAAGACCTTCGCGAGATTGGCGCGGTTGATCTCGTCGATGATCAGGAAGTACGGGATGTGCCGGTTGCCCTCAAGTGCCGCGAGGTCGGCCAGCTCGCGCAGGGGGCCCGCGTTGATCCGGAAGGCGACTTCCTTGGTCTTCGGGTCCTCCTTCGGCCGGAAGCCCTCGATGAAGTCCTCGTACGCGTACGAAGGGTGGAACTGTACGAGCTTCACCTGCTCGGCGCCGCCGCCCAGGAACTCGGCGATCTTCTGCGCAAGATACGTCTTGCCTGTACCCGGCGGCCCGTACAGCACCAACTGCCGCTCGTCCGCGAGCAGATCGCGCACCTCGCGCAGCCACTCGACTTGGTGCACCAGCAGGTCCTTCGCCAACTCCGCGGTGGGCTCCGGGAGTTCAAGCTCACGGCGCACGGCGATGGCCGCGATCTCAGCGCTGGGGTCCCGCTCTATCTCCGCAGCCTCACGCTCCAGCTCTTCGTCACTCAGCCCGAGCCCCTCGATGTGCGCCTGTACCGTGGCGAGGTCGACGATGTCGTGCTGGATGGACAGCTTCTGCTGAAGCTCTTCCGGCAGCTCGTCGTACTCGAACCCTTCCGGCTGCCACTCCACCGGGCGGCGCAGATTCGACCGCCGGTCATCCGACTCGACCTGGGCGAACTCACCGGTGACAACCCCCACGTACAGTTCTCCGGCGGAGATCGTGCATACGGTATCGCCCGGCTTCATCCGGCAGAGGAAGACGTACAGGTCCTCGACGAGCTGCTGCTTCTGGCTGTACGTCGCAGTGGACTCGTAGTCCTCCTCGACGGCGGTCCGCAGGAAGTCCTTGGTGATCCCCTTGGTGATGCCTTCGGGAGCGGAGGTTTCCGCGCTCGTACGGGCCTTCCGTGCGCTCTCCTCTACGTTCGGCCGCAGCCGGGAGGCGGAGAGAGTGACGAGTCCGTCCGGGAGCCACATGCGCTGGACGAGATCGAGACCGGACACGTTGGAGCCCCGCACCAGCCACGGGCGGTTGGGCCCCGGCCAGCTGCCGGGCATGAAATCGCTCAGCGGGCGGCCGTCCTCGGTCTTCCAGTCGAACCAGCCGTTCGCGCTGCGACCCAGCAGGACGGCCGCGGCTTCGGAGGGCGAGTTGAAAGTGAGGGCGGTCGTGGTCTCCAGGTATTCGGGCAGGCTGACCGACTGGACGATCAGCCCCTGCCGGATCAGCTCCTGGCGCTTGCGGTGCGCGGAAGCCACGCGCTGGGTGAAGGAGTCCACCACGTCAGGCCGCACGGGCTGCCCGGCGAGCACGGCGAACCTCTGGGCGCCGTTCGTCCCGCGCTCGTCGGTCAGCCGGCCGCGGGCTGTCGGCCCGCCGTTCGGCAGTCGGAGCCGGAACTCCGGATAGGTGTCGGACATGGCTTCCTCGGCTCTTCGGGCTGGCACCGCACGGCTGTGGAGCTGTGATCTTCTTCGAGCCTACTGGCCCCTACTGACAGTCGGGCTTGTCGCGGGGCAGCAGCACCTCGCGGGCCCGTGCGTGGAGCCCGGTCAGCCGCCCTGTCCGCTCGTCGAGTTGGAAGACGAACGCCTTGGCCTGGTCGGCGAAGGCGGCGGCGGGCTTGCTCAGGCCCGATCGGGCGATGACCATCAGCCGTTTGGGCACGTCGTCCCCGGCTGCTGCGGCCTCACCGTTGAGTGCCTTCAGAGCAGGCGCGGAGAGGTCCTTCTCCGGACGGTGCAAGACGATGTGGAAGTGCTCCGAGCGGAGGGGGTCCTCGGCGTCGCCCTCGTGGACGTCGGTGAAGCCGAAGGTGCCGAGCTGACCGAGCACGGTCAGGAAGAGGTCCTGGTAACCGAGGCCGTCGGCACTCTCGTCCCGGACGTCTCCCACGTCCTCGATCTCCCAGGCACGGGGGCCGTCTCCGATCAGCTCGGCCAGGTCCTCGACGGACAGGGCTGCCCGGGACACCCCGGGCACGGGAGAGAGGGGACGCCCGAGAGACCCATTGAGGTCGATACGGGTCCAGAGGTCGACCTCGGGGCACCAGAGGTCGACCATCCAGCCGAGGCGCGGCTTGAGGGAGATGCGTACTTCGTGGCCGTCGACTGCGGCGTCGACGTGTGGGGCGGGGTGGCTGGGAGAGACGAGCTCGGGGGCGTAGTAGGGGCCGCGCAGGCTGTACCTGTTTCCTGCGGTCACTCGACGGACTACTACTCCCTGTGCGTCCAGCAGGTCCGCCAGTTCGGTCAGGTCCGAGTGCTCGTTTTCGTGCCAGCGCCAGGGGGACGGGACGGGCGTGCCGGTGAGATGCGCAGTCACATGGGCGTGCACCGCGTCGACGAGCGCTTCCTCCCTGGTTTCCAGCGGCAATACCGAAGTGTCGGCCGCCAGGTCGGGGCCGGTGAGGCCCCACATGATGGTGTACGGGAAACGCACGTGCGAGAGCAGTACGCCACGCTTCCCGTCCAGGTCCACCTTCAGATAGAGCGGTGCCGTCTCGGCGACTTCGATGCGATGCGCGATCTCCGGATGGCGCTCGGCCAAGGCCTGCCCCAAGCCTTGGAAGCGCATGTACGTGCCGAAAGCGGCGAGCATGTCACCGGGCGGGAAGGGCAACGGACACGCTCCAAGACAGGGGGCAGGTGGTGGACGGTAGGCGTGGGGGAGTTGAGGAAGCTTACGCCGGGTGATCATGCCGGGCAACGGACTCGTCGGCCTGCTGGCCGGAAATGCACCCTGCCGCTTCCGGCGTGAGAACGATCTTGGCCCAGACGCTCTTGCCGCTGGGCGGGTAGGGCTCGGTGCCCCATCGGTCGGCCAGCGCGGCGACCAGATAGAGACCGAGGCCGGATTCCTGGGGTGTCTCCGGTTTGCCTGTGGGGAGCGGGAGTTGGTCTCCCCGGGCATCGGTGACCTCGATCCGGAGGGTACGGACCGTCGTGTCCAGCGTGAGGGCCAGCCGAAAGTCGCGGCCCTGTATGCGACCGTGCAGCACCGCGTTGGCGGCGAGTTCGGCGACGATCTGCTCCGCCCGTTCCGTCACGCTCGGTGGTACCGGCCAGGTGCGGAGCTGCTCGGTGGCGAGCAGGCGGGCGAGGCGAGCGCCGCGTCGGGTGGAGGACAGCAGCTGGGTGAAGGCGTGCTGGCTGGCCGGGAGTTGGGGTGTGCTCGTGTTCATGGGGCCACCGTGGCGGGCGTGCGGGGCCCGGTGCCAGGATTTCGCTCCGTACGCTGCGTCAGCGTACGGGGGCGCGGGGTAGACGGTACGCGGAGTCGACCGTCACCCTGGGTGAGTTCGATCGAGGAGCAGCGCAGCGGTACGCGAACGCACCTGGAGGTGGCCGCGCATGACGACGACCCACGACGCGGATGAGCCGGTGGACGACGGCAGTTGGGGGAGCGGGGAACGGGAACCCGATCCGTCGGACAGTCTGCGGACCTTCGGGGCCGTCGTCCAGGCCCTGCGGGAACACGCCGGGCTGGGGAGAGCGGAGTTCGGCGAGCGTATCCGCTTTTCCAAACACACGGTGGAATCGGTGGAGTTGGGGCGGCGGATGACGGACGAGGCGTTCGTGGAGCGGGCGGAGGGGGAAACGGGGAACACGGGGGCGTTGCGGAAGGCGGCTGTCCACCTGACACGCGGGGAGCCGGGGTTGGCGGCTTGGTTCCGGAGGTGGGCGCAGTTGGAGAAGGTGGCGGTGAGCCTGTGCACGTATGAGTGCCGACTGGTGCCGGGGTTGTTGCAGTCGGAGGGGTATGCGCGAGCTGCTTTCGATAACAGCATTCCGCTGCTGACGGACGAGCAGGCGGAGGCGCAGGTCACCGCACGCCTTGACCGCCAGAAGATGCTTCGGACGCGCCCAAGCGTGCCCTTCAGCTTCATCGTGGAGGAATCGCTGTTCCGTCGCAGGCTGGGCGGAGTGGCGGTGACGCGGGGGTTGCTCGACCAAGTACTGGAGGTCACAGCTCCGCGCAATGTAACGCTCCAACTCATGCCCATGGAAGCCGAGTTCCATGCATGCCTGGACGGGCCTGTGCGACTGCTGGAAACTCCGGAGGGCCGACGGCTCGCGTACTCCGAGGGGCAGCAGAACGGGCGCCTGATTGCCGACCCGAAAGAGGTGAGCCTCCTCCAACAGCGCTATGACACACTGCGCTCGCAGGCCCTGAACCCCAAAGACTCGCGGGGTCTGCTGGAGCGACTGCGAGGAGAGCTATGAGTACGACGGAACTCGCCTGGTTCAAGTCCAGCTACAGCGGAACGCAGGGAGACGACTGCGTGGAGGTCGCGGTCACCGAACAGGCCATCCACGTGCGGGACTCCAAGGACCTGGCACGCCCAGCCTTTGCGGTGGGACATGGCGGTTGGTCCCCGTTCGTGCGGTACCTGGCCGAAGGCTGAGCTGCGCAAGGTGCGTGCCCGCCGCAGGGGTCTGCGGCGGGCACGACGTGTTTACGGGGCCGAGTGGCGGGGGCCCTGGCCGGGCGGTGGGGAGAGCGGGGACGTGTAGGTCTCGCCGTCCACGAGGGGGTTCTCCATGGTGAGGCCGCCCTTGGCCATGCGCTCGTACTCGGTCAGGACGAGGCGTTTGGTGCGGTACTCGCCGTACTTGGCGATTTCGTTGTTCTTGAGACCGCCGGAAGCCGACTGGAAGGTCTCCAGGATGTAGTTGGTGTCGTCGGCAGAGATCCCGTACAGATGGAAGAAGTAGGCGTCCAGCTCGGCGCGGAGCTGTGCGCGGCGAGCTTCGTCCCAGCGGAACGGTTGGCCTTCGTCGTCCAGGTCTCGGGCGAGGGGGGTCATGTCGTATGCCGTGTAGACGAGTTCGAGGACGCGGGGGAGGAGAAAAGGAATGTGGGGTTCGAGGGCCGTGGGAGTGGGGACAGGGAGTTGCTTCCACGTGTAGAGCTTCAAGTGGGCGCCATTGACCTTTTGCCGACAAACGAAGTCGAACACCAACGAGGATTGGGCAGCCAATAGACATGTGGTGCGCCGGGCATCCGTTCCAGGGAGCATGAGCGGAAATGTCTCTACTACTGCCGTGCGCGGGAGGATGGCCGGAATGGCAGTGCGTTCATTTGTGGAGGCGGTGACATCACACCAACCGCAAAGCCAACCTCGGTCCCATTGCATCTCATCGAGTCGAGACTGAACTCCGTTAACCTTGGCTTCCCTATTATTGCGTCTCGTTGCAATCTGGCCGTCCTCTTGAATCCAATTGAGCGGCATGGCGAGGCGGTCGGGTCGCTGTAGTTCAGTGGCTGGCAAATAGCTCGGTTGATTCTGGCGGCTGACGGCCGTCTCGCTTTTGATGACATCGGCAGCGCGATGGTTGTAGAAATCGACCATCTTCGCTTCGTACAACGGAAGCATGCGATCCTGGTTGCGAACGAATGTGTTTCCTTCCAGACCCCACCCTTCACGCTCCAATTCCTCCTGTTTGCGGAACAGGTCTGAATCATCGGTTGTGTGAAAGAAGGTTGCTTTGAACCTCATGCGCCATGGGTTGCTACCATCAGGCCCTTCGCTGAGGAGCACCGGAAGACGTTTGTAGATGGCCGTAGTTAGGTCTGCGTCACGGCGAGTGCGAAATACGGGGAGGGTTCCAGTATTAGGATTGAGGAGGGTGAGTTCTTCGGGGCTGAGAGCGAAGACACGGTTGGGATCATCGAGTTCGGTGATGTCGGAGAGAAAGAACCCAAACAGGCCAGCTGATTCGCGAAGCTCGCGCCCGGTGAGAGAGAGCAGGCAGAACTTGTAGCTGGAGTGCACGCTCTCGAACCACTTGCCGCCCTTGGGAAGGGCCGGACTTTTGGGGCGCTTGTTCTCGAAGTCGTACAGCGAGACCAGCGCCCCCCGCCGGGTGAAGTCGGCGAACAGATGCTGGGAGCCAGCCCCGGTGGCGATCGCAGTCGGCAGGATCAGACCGAAACGGCCCTCGGGCGCGGCGACAGTGGCCATACGCTCGGCGAACAGGGTGTCTGTCTGGATCATGGTGATGCCCTTGACTGTCAACCCCTTCGCGCACAGCGGGAACGCAGCTGAGTCACCTGCGAAGTGGAAGGTACCCTTCACCGTACGGCGGGCCTCCCGGTATCGGGCGCCCGCGTCGGGATTTTCGGCCTCCCACTCAACGATCTTCGTGCGCCGCGTAACACCGGAGATTTCGGCAATCTCCGGGCTGACCACGCTGAAGTACTTCTTGTCCTCAAAATCTACCTTGTCCCATGGCGGATTCCCCACCACACACGAAAAGCCTCCGGCCCACCCTGTAGCCGCGTCCACCGCCTCCGCGCCGATGGCAGCTTTCTCCGGAACGCCAAAGACCTCAGGGAACTCCAAGTACCAGTGAAAGAAGCGGTACTGCTCCCGCTGTCGAATGATCTCGTCATGCGTGGACCGAGATACCCCATCCTCCGGGTCCTCAAGTTCCCGGAATACGTCATACGTAATCGGGGGCGGCGCATCCTCACTCTTCACCCAAGTGAAAGCCGCACACCACGCATCCGCCAGATGCAGAGCCCTCAAGTAGGTCGACGAAGTCGACCAGTCCCTGTAAGCGGCCTCCTGTCGGCGCACCTCCGCGAGCGTGTCAGAAGGAGCCGTGGTGATCCGCCGCAGCCCCTGCGCGAAGGCTGTGTTGGAAACCCGCGATTCCGTCTCCGTGCTGAACAGGCCGACATTGCCCTTCCGCTGCAATTCATTACGCAGCATCAGCTTGCGCGCAAAGGCTTCGTCGTCCCCCTCCGTCTTTTTGAACGCCTTGTCGGGAATCCCCTTGGCCATCAGCGCCGGCGTAGCCCCGATCAGTCCGTTCCCCAGCTTGATGTGCGCATCCAGGAACCCCATCGGCATCCCCGGCTCCATCGTCTCCAACCACAGCGAGAACTTGGCCAGTTCCACCGCCATCGGGTTGAGGTCCACTCCGTAGATGCACCGCGGCGCCACCTCGTGCAGCGCGTGCCGCACTGCCTCCAAGGTCGGCTCCGGGTTCCGCTCCCGTACCGCAGCAACCCGCTTCGCGATCCGACGCGCAGCCGCCACCAAGAAGTGACCGGACCCACAAGCCGGGTCGCACACGGTCAGCGCGAGGAGTTCCTCGACGATCAAGTCAGCAGCGGCAGCCTCAGAAGCGCCCCGCTCATCCGCCCTCTCCTGGCCCCGGTCGACCGCAGCCTGAATCACCGGGTCCAGCGTCGAATCGAGCACCGTCTCGATCAGTGCCGCCGGAGTGTAGTAACTCCCCGTCTTCTTGCGGTCGTTGCCCGGCCGGTCCACCAGCTCGAAGGACCGCTCGGACGCGCTGTGACGGGGCACCAACTCCAACAGTGCCTCGTACACCGAGCCCAACTCCTCGGCCCCCATGTGTAGATAGTCCACCGGCCGCCAGCGCGACGAGCCCTCGTCCCGTACCCGTGCCAGATGCCGTACGGCCTCCAGGAAGGGTCGGTTCGCCAACTGAGCACCATGCAGCGGCTTGTCCGCGTCCGTGTCGTTGAACAAGCCGCCCAGGCCGGGCAGCCCCATATCGGGTCGCCCCTCTTCGTCGCCCAGCGCGGTGAGGATCTGCTGGAGCTCCAGGTACTTGTCGAAGTGGGCCGTGCCCTGCCGCCGCAGGGCCTGGTCACGCAGCCGGGCCGTGGAGAAGTACTTGTTGTAGTTGTCGCGGGCCTCCTCGGACGCATCCCGCGCGAACAGCGTGCCCCGGTCCTCCGCCACGAACAGGAAGATCATGCGGTACGCGAGCCGCAGCAGTGCCGTTTGCAGCGCGACGGGGTCCAGATCCTGCCGCAGTGCCGTGTTCTGCGGGTGCCGCAGGAATCCCGTGCCCAGCACGGTCAGCGCCCTCTGCACGCCGTCCCGGAAGTGGTCCAGCGCACGCGTGCCCGACTCGATGGCCGTCGTACGCCAGGTCTCCAGCCAGCACGTCGACGGCGGAGCGCCCTCCGCGACCTCGAACCGCGACGAATGCAGCAGCCGGTACAGCAGGATGAACTCGTTGAAGAGCTCGCCGTCGAAGATCGCTTCCAGGTCGAACTCGACGTACGACGCCGTGGCCAGCGCACTGGAGTCGCGCAGTAGCCGCACCTGGCGGCCGTTGGTCAGCATCCCCCACAGGTGCGCCTCGGTCCGGTTCAGGCACTCCTGGAGCATGGATTGCGGGGGCACCGCTCCCGCGCCCCCGGCCTTCTTGTCCAGGCCCGCATCCCACGCCACCTGATGGATGAGTGTGTGGCGTCTGTGGTGGGAGACCAGGAACTTCTTCTTCTCGTCGGAATCCGCCGGGATTCCGCCCGCCCCCACCGGGTCCAACGCACCGAAGCCCAGCTCGCGCCAGAGCGGGGCCAACCACTCGGTGGCAGCGAGTCCCGTCGGGTCGGCGGTGGGACGGCCCGTGTCCTTGTTCTCGGGCAGGCGCTTGCGCAGTTCGCGCCAGAGCGGCTTCAGGTACTCCCAGCTCCGCTCCGCCTCGGCGTGCACGGAACGGGACGACGGCATACCGTAGTCGGCGGGCTTCGAGCCCGGTACGTCCTTGTTCTCGGAGATACGTACCAGCATGTCGGCCGGCAGCAGTGCGCCCACCGTCTGGACCGACGAGAACACCAGGTTGCGGGTGGTGGCGGACATCAGGCGGACACTCCAGTCGCGGCGGCCGGGGCGGCAGGCAGGTAGACGTAGGCACCGAGGATGTCGGCGGGCTTCTGGACGACGACCGACAGACCGCGCACGATCTCGTCGGACGCCTTGCGCACCCGGCGGTGCGACTCGCGGAGGTCGGCGGCCAGCTCATCGCCATACTTGCCCAAATAGTCCTCGACTTCGGTCAGTTGGGAAAGGATGCGGGACATCGTCCGCTCGCCGAAGTGCCGTTCGGTGTTTTCGGTGGCGCTCGCGTCCAGGAGCTCCAGAGACCGCTCGGGCGTCAGCCACACGGCGTTCTTGGGAGAGCCCTCGAAGGCGACGAGCCGGGCGTCCTCCGCCACCAACTGCTTCTCACCACTGCGCGAGGGCAGCGTGAGGTGGAAGCGGTAGCGGACCAGGAGGAGGGTGGTGCGGGTGGTCACGGCGTCCGTGGTGACCACGCCGCAGCGGCGGGCCGGCCGGGCGCCGTCCGCCTGGGGGTCCAGCGCCGCGTTCAGAACGTGCGAAGCGAGCGCGCCCACGACGGGGTCGGTACGTACGAGAGCCGCCTCGCCGCGTGCCACCGCCGGGTCCGCCCGGAACGGGATCGGGAGGTCCTTCTCGATCACCTCCGAGCCGACCACCGGCGCGAGCGCGTCCCGTAGACCCATCGGCGTACCGCCCACCTGAGCGGTGAAGTCCTCGCCGCCCTCCCGCAGCAGCGCCCCGAGGGCGCGCAGTGACTCCCGTGCGAACGTGTCCACCTCGCCCGTGCTGCCCAGCGCCGCTCGGACGGCGGTGACCTCGCGGGCCACCTCCTCCGGGTGGATGGAGCGCTGTGCGAAGCGGGAGCGCGACGCCTTCTCGCGTTCGGCGGCCGAGTTCCAGTCGCTGTCCAGCTGTGCCGTGTTCACCTTGAACGCGTCCGCGCTGAACAACGTGTCTTGTTCCTCCCTGCCGCGCATCAGCAGCCACTCGACGATCGCGTCCGTGACGCCCGTCGACAGTTCGTCCGGCACCGAGACGGAGATGCCGAGGTCC
The sequence above is a segment of the Streptomyces sp. Je 1-369 genome. Coding sequences within it:
- a CDS encoding McrC family protein → MSSEDSDDIELVEHAPATSRRLPDAIGRALAAGDMVSAAPDPYTPGVWSLKASSKVGAVSVGTPDGGPPVTLRVTPKVPIARLFFLLGYSLDPKRNWRDEDVEVAEHRDLLPTLAHAMERQVDRALRQGLLQGYRPTEQSALVVRGRIREAEQIRRRFGMTLPVEVAYDEFNTDIAENRILRTAVERLLRLPGVPGDVRRRLLHQRVRLADVTPVVRGRKLPAWHPNRLNSRYHQALRLARVVLDGASAEHAPGEVRINGFLFDMNTLFEDFVTTALRESLRGTGRTARLQDPHHLDVADAIRMRPDFVLYEADGKVAAVADAKYKAEKRGRYPDADLYQMLAYCTSLGLREGHLVYAKGNAVHAAHEVRHARVVIHQHALDLDQTPAGLLDDIAGLARRMAPVLPE
- a CDS encoding helix-turn-helix domain-containing protein, whose protein sequence is MTTTHDADEPVDDGSWGSGEREPDPSDSLRTFGAVVQALREHAGLGRAEFGERIRFSKHTVESVELGRRMTDEAFVERAEGETGNTGALRKAAVHLTRGEPGLAAWFRRWAQLEKVAVSLCTYECRLVPGLLQSEGYARAAFDNSIPLLTDEQAEAQVTARLDRQKMLRTRPSVPFSFIVEESLFRRRLGGVAVTRGLLDQVLEVTAPRNVTLQLMPMEAEFHACLDGPVRLLETPEGRRLAYSEGQQNGRLIADPKEVSLLQQRYDTLRSQALNPKDSRGLLERLRGEL
- a CDS encoding Eco57I restriction-modification methylase domain-containing protein encodes the protein MSATTRNLVFSSVQTVGALLPADMLVRISENKDVPGSKPADYGMPSSRSVHAEAERSWEYLKPLWRELRKRLPENKDTGRPTADPTGLAATEWLAPLWRELGFGALDPVGAGGIPADSDEKKKFLVSHHRRHTLIHQVAWDAGLDKKAGGAGAVPPQSMLQECLNRTEAHLWGMLTNGRQVRLLRDSSALATASYVEFDLEAIFDGELFNEFILLYRLLHSSRFEVAEGAPPSTCWLETWRTTAIESGTRALDHFRDGVQRALTVLGTGFLRHPQNTALRQDLDPVALQTALLRLAYRMIFLFVAEDRGTLFARDASEEARDNYNKYFSTARLRDQALRRQGTAHFDKYLELQQILTALGDEEGRPDMGLPGLGGLFNDTDADKPLHGAQLANRPFLEAVRHLARVRDEGSSRWRPVDYLHMGAEELGSVYEALLELVPRHSASERSFELVDRPGNDRKKTGSYYTPAALIETVLDSTLDPVIQAAVDRGQERADERGASEAAAADLIVEELLALTVCDPACGSGHFLVAAARRIAKRVAAVRERNPEPTLEAVRHALHEVAPRCIYGVDLNPMAVELAKFSLWLETMEPGMPMGFLDAHIKLGNGLIGATPALMAKGIPDKAFKKTEGDDEAFARKLMLRNELQRKGNVGLFSTETESRVSNTAFAQGLRRITTAPSDTLAEVRRQEAAYRDWSTSSTYLRALHLADAWCAAFTWVKSEDAPPPITYDVFRELEDPEDGVSRSTHDEIIRQREQYRFFHWYLEFPEVFGVPEKAAIGAEAVDAATGWAGGFSCVVGNPPWDKVDFEDKKYFSVVSPEIAEISGVTRRTKIVEWEAENPDAGARYREARRTVKGTFHFAGDSAAFPLCAKGLTVKGITMIQTDTLFAERMATVAAPEGRFGLILPTAIATGAGSQHLFADFTRRGALVSLYDFENKRPKSPALPKGGKWFESVHSSYKFCLLSLTGRELRESAGLFGFFLSDITELDDPNRVFALSPEELTLLNPNTGTLPVFRTRRDADLTTAIYKRLPVLLSEGPDGSNPWRMRFKATFFHTTDDSDLFRKQEELEREGWGLEGNTFVRNQDRMLPLYEAKMVDFYNHRAADVIKSETAVSRQNQPSYLPATELQRPDRLAMPLNWIQEDGQIATRRNNREAKVNGVQSRLDEMQWDRGWLCGWCDVTASTNERTAIPAILPRTAVVETFPLMLPGTDARRTTCLLAAQSSLVFDFVCRQKVNGAHLKLYTWKQLPVPTPTALEPHIPFLLPRVLELVYTAYDMTPLARDLDDEGQPFRWDEARRAQLRAELDAYFFHLYGISADDTNYILETFQSASGGLKNNEIAKYGEYRTKRLVLTEYERMAKGGLTMENPLVDGETYTSPLSPPPGQGPRHSAP
- a CDS encoding DUF397 domain-containing protein, with protein sequence MSTTELAWFKSSYSGTQGDDCVEVAVTEQAIHVRDSKDLARPAFAVGHGGWSPFVRYLAEG
- a CDS encoding DUF4357 domain-containing protein gives rise to the protein MSDTYPEFRLRLPNGGPTARGRLTDERGTNGAQRFAVLAGQPVRPDVVDSFTQRVASAHRKRQELIRQGLIVQSVSLPEYLETTTALTFNSPSEAAAVLLGRSANGWFDWKTEDGRPLSDFMPGSWPGPNRPWLVRGSNVSGLDLVQRMWLPDGLVTLSASRLRPNVEESARKARTSAETSAPEGITKGITKDFLRTAVEEDYESTATYSQKQQLVEDLYVFLCRMKPGDTVCTISAGELYVGVVTGEFAQVESDDRRSNLRRPVEWQPEGFEYDELPEELQQKLSIQHDIVDLATVQAHIEGLGLSDEELEREAAEIERDPSAEIAAIAVRRELELPEPTAELAKDLLVHQVEWLREVRDLLADERQLVLYGPPGTGKTYLAQKIAEFLGGGAEQVKLVQFHPSYAYEDFIEGFRPKEDPKTKEVAFRINAGPLRELADLAALEGNRHIPYFLIIDEINRANLAKVFGELYFLLEYRRKSVQLPYSGDDFSLPPNLFIIGTMNTADRSIALVDAAMRRRFAFVELSPRIEPTSGLLRRWLENEGKSSEPADLLEALNSRIDEADFRIGPSYLMKPGVYREGGLERTWRTKILPLLEEHHYGEDVDIEKRYGLTALRASLG
- a CDS encoding ATP-binding protein, with the translated sequence MNTSTPQLPASQHAFTQLLSSTRRGARLARLLATEQLRTWPVPPSVTERAEQIVAELAANAVLHGRIQGRDFRLALTLDTTVRTLRIEVTDARGDQLPLPTGKPETPQESGLGLYLVAALADRWGTEPYPPSGKSVWAKIVLTPEAAGCISGQQADESVARHDHPA